Genomic segment of Candoia aspera isolate rCanAsp1 chromosome 2, rCanAsp1.hap2, whole genome shotgun sequence:
CTGCTCCCTCTTCTCCTGATTCCACCTGGTTTCTGCCACTTTGCAAAGTGCTTGTGGACTACTCTCAGgaatcctccccccctcccctgtcaccataaaataaaataaaggaaaactgcATGAAGCATAGGAGTTAGTCAGAGAAGTAACCCTGCGGGCTTTGGCAGAAAGTTAAGAAATAGGCCAGAACTTTCCTGGGGCACAGAGTGTTGTAATGGGGTCTACTGATAAGACTGGTTGCCAGAGATAAGGGTGTATAAACACAGACTTTAAACAGTTCCCAGTTCCCTCTGGAGCATTTTGTGTTTGCCTTGCCTCATTAAGCAGGTAAGCTGCTCTTTCCTGACTGCGGGGGAGGATGCGGGGAAGGACAGGCATACAATAGCTGTCAATGTGGGGCAAAGAAATAGGTTAATTCTGAAGTGAGAATGATGTGCCATGCTAATCAAGCCTCCTGTGTTTCATTAGTGGGAGATGGGCATCCAGGGAAAAACCTTACTGGCATCTTAACATAGCTGGTTGTGACAAGCAAACAGCTTAAATGCGATGAGTTGATGCAGACCACTTTATACAAACCAGTTGGCTCCTTGCTTCAGCAAGTTGGTCACCCTTTGTTTGAATTACTGATTTTGGAGAAGCCTGCTGTTTGCAATTTGTTTTTAAACCAGTTTCCACAACCTGTGGTTCTCTAGATGTGCTGAACTAACCGGCCATCCCTGAGCAAGGCATTTTGGCTAAGGGATGTGGGTATTGTAATCCCCAGAATGGGTGACACTAGGGAGGTAGATTAACAATCTTGTTTTGTCAAAGGTTGCTTCCTGTTCATTATTTGAGCATGAGGAACATGGTTCCTTATTCTGAAAAACGTAGCCCTAGACTTCTATGAAGTGTATATTATCTATAGGGAAGGGTAAGTCCTAAGCCAACTATATAAAGATCTCTAATGTCTCTCTTGAGTGTGCAAGTCTGACCTTAAACTGAATTCAGATTAAATCAGACCATTGAATTTGCACTCTTGCACCCACCTGTGGCTAGGAATCAGCTTGACTGCATCAAGCCAACCTCCATCTCGTCCAGGCTAAGTCTCTAGCTAAGCCAACTGGATCTTGTCAGATATCAGGTGCacatcaaggtgttggttgtggTTTTGTTTGTCACTAGCAGCTGGATGTAACTACTGAAATGCAGTATCAGTATCAGTCTGATTATTGTGAACAGTAAATGGATCTGGCCTAATTTAGGCTATGTTACTCACTTTACCAACATTAGGACCAGTATCAATTCAACTATTTATGGCTTGGTGCTCCAGGACAGAGAAATTCAAgctttgaaacaaaatattgtaatatttattatatttatgtccAACCAGGCTCTTGGGCAGTGGCAGGACTACATGAGCCAAATGAGGCCCTACCTAGCTTTTGGGGGGACTGCTGATCTCCTGGTTTTGACATGGGATGGCAGTGGGAACAGGAGCAGGCAGAAGATTCCTGGGTGGGATCAACCTGTGTCCTGTGGCTGCCGTTGGGCTGTTCACATGGAGTAGTGGCTATTTTGTCATCTTCACCTTTCTTGCTAGTTTCATCCATCTTGGCAGGCTGCCATGACAGCTCACCCAACTCTTAATTCCCACTAACTTCAGGACTTCCCTTCCTTCACTGTTTGGAGAGTTTGTACCTGTACAGCATCGGACCTTTGTCCTTTGGTTTGAGGGGTTTTCGGTGAGGGTTTTCTGGGGGCTTGTCTTCTGGAGcattattactgtttttttcctGGATGAGAGATGGGGTGGGCAGGGACAGGCCCTGGATCACTCCTGCCCCGTAGTTCGGTGTGGCTCTTCCCTCCCATGCAGGTGAGAGCCGAGTGGGTGGGGGTGGCATGGATTGTGAAGAGTGGATGGTTGGTGGATGTGTGGTTAGGAAAAGTGATGAGGTGGCTGGTGCCTGAGCTAAGGGATGCTGAGTGCAAGGCAGAAGCATTCTTGAGGCTGGTGATGTAGTTTTTAGGTTGGATGGGGTGCTGGGGCATTCTGGACTGCGGTGGAGCAGCCTGGGTCAGGGGAAATTGGGCTGGGGGGAAAAGGGCAGGTGAGACTATTGAAGtggtgatgggcagagggagatATGGCAGGGGACAGGCTGGTCTCAGGGAAGGAGGCCTTGATGTTTGGTATCACCATCACCTTCTAACTCCCTGGGCTCTACCCCAAAGCCTGGTAACAAGGGCTCCAGAGACCCAAGCTTCTGGCTGTTGCTGTTTAATGTATAGTCAGCCTGTACCAAAGCTAGCCTCATCCATAACTTAATTGTGGCTTACCTTGTTtgcattaccaaaacctggctgggcccagagaGGGGGGTTTCCCCTCTCTGAGATGTGTCCAGATGGGTTTTATGTGTGGCATCAGCCATGGAGTCAGGATTGGGGTGGTGGTCTAGCAGTTGTTATCCATGAAACCCTAGCAGCTTTCAGGGGCATGGCTCTGCAGATTACTGGGTGTGAGCTGTTGTTTGTGAAGTTGGGCTGTGGGGATCAGAAGgactgttgctgttgtaccagcctccctgctgcatggcaacctccctagCTGAACTGTTTGAGTCTATGGCTggattggcagtggagttccctccgcttatggttctgggggacttcagtcTGCCATCCCTGGGTGTGGactcagaagtggctcaggaatttgtggccaccatgacaaccatggaccTAAACCAAGTTGTCTTTGGCCTGACTCACAGCAGAGGTCACACAAGAAACCTGGTTTTTATTTGGGGGCAGTGGCAACATGTTGTGGAGTTGGGGGAAGTTACCATCAATCCCTTACCATGGACGGATTGGTCCCTGTTGGCTTTCAAGTTTTCTGGTGCTGCACCTCCCTGCAGGAAGGCAGATCCTATTCAAACAGTCCACCTGGAGCACGTGATGGACCCTACTGGGCTCCAGAGGGAGTTGTTCCTGGGGCTCTGGTACACAGTTTGACTGAGGCCTTGGTTGCCACTTGGAATGAGAGGGTGACCTTGGCCTTGGATCGGATCATGCCTCTATGGCTTCTCCATGCACATGGATCCCAAGTGCCTGGTTTTTCAGAGGAACTCCGGGTGATGAAGTGGCCATAAGAGACACTTAGAACGCTGCTGTAGGAAAATGAACCCAACCAAACTCAGGTAAAAGCCTTTCTTAGGGATTACCTTCTGGTGATAAAGGTGGCAAAATGTAgctatttctccacccttattgcatctgcagaatgccaacCAGTTCAGAGTAACCAATTGCTCCTATTTCTGGATTGGAAGGTCTTGCTCATAgtaactcatgccttagtcactttctgttggattactgtaacatgctctacatggggctgtctttgaagagcattcagaagctgctgttggtgcagaatgcagcagtgaggGCAGTTTTTGGCATCTCTTGCTATACCCATATAACACccctgctccgcgagctgcactggctcccagtcggcttctaggtgcaattcaaggtgctggtcatcacctataaagcccgcCATGGCATAGGGACAGGCtctttgcaggaccacctttcttATTTCTGCTCACCCCATCAGATCTAGCAGGCGgtgcatgctccaggtcccttccattaaacactgtcatcttgttggacccaggaACTGGGCCTTCTGTGTGGTAGCACCTGCCTTGTGCAACAACATCCCcgccagagatctggatggccatGACCTGATTTGCCTTGcgtaaggctctgaagacctggctgtttctgtTGTGGATGGAATTTTAGCACTGGAATGTATCATTTACCTCAGGCATCATGGgttattgtttttttaactgcTGATTCTTTTaatgtacgctgcccagagtcacttctgtgaGGTGGGTGGCTGTCTATCTTacctaaataaatacacaaatacattTCTTCCCACTGCAGCAGTGCCAAAGAAGCTGACATGTACACATCACCATTTCTGATGGTCTTGACTTTCCTTGGCCTCCGGCTGCATCATGGTTTGGGAAGGCAATTTGTGGCTATAACTGATCCAAGAAACAGTGCTGAAACCCACCATTCCACCTTGGATTCCAGCCTTGCTCCACTCCGCACTTTGCTCAGTTCCATCTCATCTAATTCCACCCAGTTGCCCGAGAAGGGGATTTCCTGCAGTGACTTAATGCCTGATACCCTAGAACGTTTTAACAGTGTGCCTCGGCCAGCCCAGATTCTCATTCAGGCTGTGCTGGTGCTTGCCTTGCAAAATGCAGGCTGCAGCCAGCATGCCAAAACCCTTGGGCTGGATCTCTACCAGGAATTGGGGCAGAAAGATGCAAGTGCCCTCCTGTTTATAATTATAAAGGCCCTGGGCACAGCTAATTCCACAGGTGAAAATAAAAGCCTCGCTGCCCTACAGTTCAATTTGGACCAGCTGGCACACAAACAAGCTTGGCACTGCCAAGGCCTGATGCAGGTCGATGGATCTCTTCTGCATGGACAGGTGTACCGTGTCTACAGGTGGTTTTCAGCAGCTGCCGCAGCCTGTCACTATTTGGGAAATGTTTGTGCTGGAGTGGTCACCAATGGCAACGGGTCCTTCCAAGTGGTGCTTAGAGATGGCAGCTACTTCCTGCCACACCATGGTTCAAATTCCTGGCTTCATCAGTGCCACAGGCATGCACGAATGCGACGTTTCTCACCAGAACACTGTCTAAGTGTAAAGGAGCAAAATGTGCACACAGTCGTGGGGTTCATACCTGGAGCCAGCACTCTATATAATTTTGCAACTGGCATCTACTACGCGACCCAAGATTGCACTGACTTGGCCAAGGAGCGTGCTATAGAGGGGGCCATGGACTTGGGCTATGATTTCTTAGTTGCTTTAAGTGGGGGGGCTGCAACTCCACTTAGGGCAGTGGTTGCCACAGCACTGAAACCAGTGGTCAAAATAGGTGTACAGACTCTAGTTGACCACTATCAGGAGAAAGGGCTACTGCATCCAGTCCCCACCAGTTACTCGGGCCCCATCACCATCATCTAACCCAGGCGTTCTCAAACCTTACACTGCTACGACtacctaaaataataaatgcatatgTGCAACCCACCCAATAAAACTGATTTCTTTGGAGTAAgtctgggcaagaaataaatataccacttactTTACAGAATTAAATTTTAACCTACATAATTACCACGGTTCTCAGTTCGATGGGCTTGGGCCATCAAGCAGGGACCACCGCAGGGACTGAAGACTGATATATGAATTTTGACAGCCCTCAAGCATTGCTTATCCAAGTCTGAACAgcggtttgtttttttttaatgtgacagccTCCCATTTACACTGTTCACCCCCCAGTGGGGATGTCACAACCCAAAGTCTGAGAATTCTTGATTGAAGCTATTACAAATTAtaccagtattttaaaaatttgtgcTGATGCTTAAGCATATGTGACAAGAAATGGCAGATgctttgctattttcttttccaACCCATTGGCTTTTAGGTGCCAGTCGCATAGGCCGAATTGTCGTGAGGATTCTGTTGTTCTGTGTCAGTTCTAATGATGGCTAGAACTCCCATTTTCACCATTACTCCCATTTTCGCCATTACCCCCATTTTCGCCATTACTCCCATTTTCGCCATTTCAAAGGAACATCATCAAAGGCCACCCATGGCAGGACATTGGTGAGTGGGAATGTTTTATTGACAAATATGTCCTTTAATTCTTGAAGAAATGTGACCAATGAACTATTCTTACCAGAATCACTCTATTTCCAATTTCAAGTTGTGAGCATCGCTGCTTCCACTGTCAAAACAACACTACCCATCCAAAGAGGAATGTATCAGCAAAGCTGGGGGACTGCAgggtttcaaaaacaaaacaagaacagcTGTAAGGCTTGACTATGGAATGCTGGCTGTTGAGGGGACAGATAATTGGGGGAGGTGGAATGGATTAGAGCAACTGGAATTCTGTACTATCAtcattcagaatattttattataGGTCTCCCAACTTGAAAAAAGAAGGGAGGTGGAGGGAGAATGTATATATAAGTTTGCTACAATATCCCCAGAGTCCTCACTGTTGTATGTGAAGACTGACAGTAACTCAAGAATCCCACCATGAATCGTCTCAAATGGGATACTGCCTTAAATAAAAGTGAATTCCACAAATAGGCTCTTAAGAATTTTGAGGGAAGTGTGAACAgtagaaaagggggtggggtgggagagaaaCACAGAAATATAACTTGGAAGCATAATAGAAAATGGCTCTGGTAACTGCATTGACTAGTTCTAAGTTTCTTAAGTCTACCTAACCCACCAAAACACTGAAATTATGCACTTTGCTTAATTCCAGAGTTACTTACTGGGGAGGGAAATGCATTTTATATACAAATAGAGTAAAATgatatttcttcctatttttacAGCATCAATTTTCCCATGAGATAATTTGATCACTTAGTCTGTCTCCCATGAGACAGACTaaaataaacttaataaataTACTAACAGGAAAAAGGAGCAAATGGTTCCTAAAAGGAATGCTTGAAGGAATACAATatttgctggctggctggctggcttgtcaaatttctctgccgcccatctcgtattcAATATACACCCTTACAATGCGCAGCAACGAATTACTCTTAAGAATCCTGCACTGCCATTAAGCGCTCATATTGAGGGAAGATGGCTGAAAAACGCATCCAGTTCATTTCATAGCAGCAACGTCCCTCGAGGCCTTGAATTAGATTCGCTTCCCCAACGAAGCACCGCAGACAACACCAACATCAACAACGCAGACGAAAACCGGAACGTCAACACGCTTGCACTCTCCCGGCCAATAGCCAGTCAGAGTTCACCTCATTTCCATAATTCCCTTTAAGCCTCGCCTCCATTGCTGACATCATTCTTGGGAAATCGAAATTCTGAGCAGCGAACGTCGGCTCTTCTTTCCAACAGGACATTCTCCCTCCGCTTCTAGATGAAGGCTCAGTCTTTCATCCAATCACGGAAAAGACGGGAAAATCCTCGTTCCTGCCAGCGCAGCGGAGGGCAGGTTTTGGGAAGAGCTTGAATTGGAAGCTTTGAAATTGCATTCCCGGGACGAAGAGCTGCGGCTCCTTTTGGCAGGTAGCGGGTTCGCTGCGCGGCGGGGACCTGCACGGCTCAGGTCAGGtgacgggggaccctgggcgtcTGTAATGAGCCGGACGGGATGCATCCTTTGGGGCCACTCTGGAGTTTTAAACTGGGGCGGTGAATGGGTAGGAAGGTAGGTCCATTCGGAGGGGAGCAGCGCGTAAAAAGAAGGGATCGAAAGTCCGGCATGGAAAGCAAGGCTGGCTACTCGCTTTGTGCTCCTTCTGGGGAGCGAAGGATTGTGGAATTAATCTCGGTTAGTTTGGCGAAGCCCGAAGGCCTTTGCAAAaaattttttattaaagctttattaattttttcacagtataataaaagtacaaaatatagagtacagaacagataaaatacaagactaaaaagaaacaggaaaaactaaaacagtgcaggaatagatagaaaacaagacgcgggtgacttccgaccttcttcaacacagatataaaggCCTTTGCAAAAGTCTTGAGAAAAAATGGTAAATGAAAGAAGTTCGCTGAAGAAAACCGTCCTGTCTTTTCTTTCGAACCCGGGGCTGTTGCCTCCCCCTGAATATCCCGTCCGCGGTCCCCCTGGCGGCGTCCTCTGATCGCGCTGGGTCGCTTCCTTGCGCCTGAAAGGCACTCCAGGATGGCCTGGGTTTGTTACACTCCCATCCCTTCTTCCACTACCGCCATGCACAGTTTCAGGACATCGTGGGTGCTTCTGCCGGCCATTCGCAAGCACACACAGTAAAGCAGAGGTCTGGAGCCAGGAAACCAGCTGCTGCGGAAGGAGCCTCTCTTCTATTTCAGTCAAAAAGCTCCTGCTAGCTGTgatgctggaaaggtggtggcCCTGTTTTCAGCCAAGTGCTCTAACCATGGTTGTAGGTTGCTGCCTAGAGCTTCTGTGGATGTGGGAGGGGAAGGCAGACTTTCCTGAGACTTGCTTGAGCTCAAGGACTGGCTGGTGGGGTCAGACAAGAGTTTGGTTTCTGACAAAAAGATTAGCATTAATTTAGTTGATATTCCTTCTTGGCATAGGTTGAGCAAAAATTGTTTCATCTAGGAGCTGGAGGTGTGATGAAGTCCAGTTTCATTTTCAAGAAATTGGGCAGAGCCAGAAAACTGCCTTAGACTGCTGTGAGCCAGTTAATCCAATATTAAacacttttcctttcttccagatttaattttcaaaaagaaactATTGAGCTGCAATCCCATTCATCAGTCTTCCAacctgtttctctctctcagtctgTGTGgcatctacttatttatttaatttgtgtgtgtgtgccttttcAAGTtggttttagtttagttttgtttattGAGTAGTCTTATGACCATATCAATAAAGTAAAGGCAAAATACAAGGTCTATTTCCAAGATAAAataggtaaaagaaaatacaatgatAAAATACATGTGTGCTAAATACAAAGGATCGCCTTTACAGGGAATTTTGATCTGTTCAATATAATGGATTCTTGGCTGAACTGCCTTGTCTAAAAACTTAGCAGTTCTGCTAACAAGCAGGAAATAGACCAGGAGGAAATAGGACAACCTGCAGTTCAGATCCCAGTGGGCtgtttgagtcagttttgactcctggcgactgcctggacaagcccctgcagttttcttggcaagatcttcaaagtggtttgccattgccttcttcatggggctgaaagagagtgactggcccaaggtcacccagctggctttgtgcctcaggtgggactagaattcagtctcctggtttctagcccagtgccttaaccactggaccaaactggctctcataactactgtaaccttgatcaaataaaccaactttatattccttcctgttacttttaacgatctgatgccttaaccattacaccaaactggctctccctgtttatttatttctttagtaGATTTATATCCCTCATTTTCTGTAGGACCTTAATGTGACCCTGTCTTCTTAATATGCCCCACAACAGTAACCATATAAAgttggctgggctgagagggaatgactggcccaaagtcacccaggagcTTCTGGGGCTGAAGAAGGACTAGAACTTGGATCTCggtgctcctagtccagcaccatcACCACCACACCACATGGGCTCTATGTTATGCTATATATTTCAACAGTACTTCCCATACAATCTTGAAGTGGTTtacagtaaatatatattttgatattCAGTATGAAACTTGATATATTTATGCACTTTCTGTgttcctttacttttttctttttttttcaaaattgtaaACAACCAAACAAAGTTAGAAGCACAGAAAGCAGAAGATTTAGCTGAAGAATGATAAGCCCCAACGTCAGGTCTTTTTATACTGGAAGGAAaattttatactggaaagaaaatCTCTGGACCTGAtaagatgtgatggaatgtgagtgtgaccttggggaacagagggaagagatgctgcctagggaacgatcagataaaaggaaaggcagTCCACAagagggtaacagtctaaagaagaaactcaggaaagacccaccctgaccactcaagtgataaatagggagggtgggagatttgtactttcagacttgcaagattctgttaatgtagccttacaataaaggagaattagttcatctagttgtgtttcctgtctgatttacctgggagggctgacgtAATATATAACTAAGCCCAAGATTTAAAGACTTGTTTCTTATCGACGGGGAAACAGGGAAGCCCAATCACATAAGGCATTTCAAAGtctattaaaaatacaattgctATCTTCATCaactaaaacaaatgttttatttgtcttctggagtgggcggctatattaaaatcaaattaaatccgCATCAAAGATAGTCAACAAAATATACTTGAGAAAAGACTCCCTCCCTGCCAAATGTGAAGACCCTTTCCCTCATCAGAATTCATGACTGCAGAAAAAGACTGTAGTCTGATTGAAATGATGAAATGCCAAAACGGAGAAGGTTCTGGTTGAAAACCTTTTGATGCACACctagtaaatcccactgaacccAAGAGGGTTTCTATCTGGCTAAATAGGCATAGGTCTGTTCTGTTACAGGGTTATTAATCTAAATTAGGGGAAGACAACCTGTGGCTCTAGGACAGCATAGCACACCACTCCCAACTCTTTGCTGGTGAGGTGGAAAGGGCACAGAGGTTCTAATCCTGTCACTCCAAAAAGCACGATAATTTATTGCAACCCTAAGCTTGGCATAGTTATCAGCTCTGTCTGGGGGCATATTAGCGGAACAAGAATCCTATCCTGTAGATTCTCAATGATTTTATGTTCCAACCAATATTGTTTTTTACTCTTTGGCCATTAGAAGCTGTGGAAAGCACCTTTAGttagatttttctttctattcacaAAGAAGGTGGTCCACAACTTCAGACAGCTCCTTTGCAATATTCCTAGGAAGCATAGGATTGGTCCCttaaaaaaccaattaaaatggGAGTtccctagtggttaaggcaacaggctagaaaccaggagactgagagttctagtcccgcctcaggcatgaaagccagctgggtgatcttgggccagtccctgtctctcagcccaacccacctcacagggtggttgtcgtggggaaaataggaggatgcaGGAGGATTAGGtagttccccgccttgagttatttataaaaataataaaggcaggattaaaataaataatttttttttaaaaaatctaacgaAGTTTTGGGCAGTTGAACTGCACCAAGGATCTCCCCTCTATCTGAGCAAATCCTTTCTGCTTTTCACCACTTCTTGGACTGAGCTGGGTTACGCTGTCAAGAACTGGACTTCCTGGTTTCTAAAACTCTAGACATTTGCCTGCTTTCTTTGTTTACAATATCTCATTCATTCtgacattttcctttctttgtttcacATCCCCCTTTGCTTTCGTTCAGCTGTGAA
This window contains:
- the APOF gene encoding apolipoprotein F produces the protein MYTSPFLMVLTFLGLRLHHGLGRQFVAITDPRNSAETHHSTLDSSLAPLRTLLSSISSNSTQLPEKGISCSDLMPDTLERFNSVPRPAQILIQAVLVLALQNAGCSQHAKTLGLDLYQELGQKDASALLFIIIKALGTANSTGENKSLAALQFNLDQLAHKQAWHCQGLMQVDGSLLHGQVYRVYRWFSAAAAACHYLGNVCAGVVTNGNGSFQVVLRDGSYFLPHHGSNSWLHQCHRHARMRRFSPEHCLSVKEQNVHTVVGFIPGASTLYNFATGIYYATQDCTDLAKERAIEGAMDLGYDFLVALSGGAATPLRAVVATALKPVVKIGVQTLVDHYQEKGLLHPVPTSYSGPITII